A stretch of the Snodgrassella alvi genome encodes the following:
- a CDS encoding energy transducer TonB, whose translation MLSHVANRNGFYYHNQNMENQRKANFLIVVFVLSMHVLLFWAIAIHSQKIDIDTKIQSLSFVDLGMSGHQAIPDVAPSSPTKQPVVQKQIMKVSATKKVISDKSIIKPVASIKRQSEFNVNPTKEDKPKLIPTTAKPSLIKPTSENNSSASISSNNEGKSDSTSTSNKNNADQAGGSLVVPKDYQGGYLAALRPVYPPESMNNGEEGVVGITVSVSADGKPLDVAISKSSGFSRLDRSAKQAVLKYRFKPATRGGIPIPYKYHFNVAFRMPN comes from the coding sequence GTGTTAAGTCATGTTGCAAATAGGAATGGTTTCTATTATCATAATCAAAATATGGAAAACCAACGTAAAGCCAATTTTTTGATTGTTGTTTTTGTTCTCAGCATGCATGTGCTTTTATTCTGGGCAATTGCTATTCATTCTCAAAAAATTGATATTGACACAAAAATACAATCCCTTAGTTTTGTCGATTTAGGTATGAGTGGACATCAGGCTATTCCAGATGTTGCACCTAGTTCACCAACTAAACAACCTGTCGTACAGAAACAAATCATGAAGGTTTCGGCAACTAAGAAAGTGATATCGGATAAATCGATAATTAAACCTGTGGCTTCGATTAAAAGACAAAGTGAATTTAATGTTAATCCTACTAAAGAAGATAAGCCTAAACTAATACCCACAACGGCGAAACCCAGTCTTATCAAGCCGACTTCTGAAAATAATTCATCTGCCTCTATTTCTTCTAATAATGAAGGTAAATCTGACTCAACATCTACAAGTAATAAAAATAACGCTGACCAAGCTGGCGGTAGTTTAGTGGTACCCAAAGACTATCAGGGCGGCTATCTAGCTGCCTTACGGCCTGTTTATCCACCTGAATCGATGAATAACGGTGAAGAAGGAGTTGTTGGAATCACTGTATCAGTATCTGCAGATGGTAAACCCCTAGATGTAGCAATCAGCAAAAGTAGTGGATTTAGCCGCTTGGATCGTTCAGCCAAACAGGCTGTACTGAAATATCGATTTAAACCGGCTACTCGTGGCGGTATACCTATTCCGTATAAATATCATTTTAATGTTGCTTTTAGAATGCCTAATTAA
- a CDS encoding tRNA (cytidine(34)-2'-O)-methyltransferase has protein sequence MLRYFVSYLVSDIYDFKSNYLTETYGTRNYTEFDYSNSRQAIYFLFGRETTGLPQEFAQARADHCLRIPQTSHIRSLNLSNAAAIVVYEALRQQGFAGLS, from the coding sequence TTGTTAAGATATTTTGTATCATACTTAGTTTCAGATATTTATGATTTCAAATCAAATTATCTAACCGAGACGTACGGCACGCGCAACTACACAGAATTTGACTACAGCAACAGCAGGCAAGCAATCTATTTCCTCTTCGGCCGCGAAACGACCGGCCTGCCGCAGGAGTTCGCACAGGCCAGAGCAGATCACTGCCTGCGTATCCCTCAGACTTCCCATATCCGCTCATTGAATCTATCCAACGCAGCGGCCATCGTAGTGTACGAAGCCCTACGGCAGCAGGGGTTCGCTGGTTTGTCTTAA
- a CDS encoding PTS sugar transporter subunit IIA → MIVTHETVGQANMQLIQHIFGSVPEKVSLIGVRSSDLIENIHKEVVEKLAALDYGHGVLILTDIFGATPCNLVRRLIQREDVILLTGLNAPMLIKALQNFTKAEDVHKFADDVKAAAIAGIMTISNQDEP, encoded by the coding sequence ATGATTGTAACCCATGAGACTGTGGGACAGGCAAATATGCAGTTAATTCAGCATATTTTTGGATCTGTACCTGAAAAAGTTTCATTAATCGGGGTACGTAGCAGCGATTTAATAGAAAATATACATAAAGAGGTGGTAGAGAAACTGGCCGCTTTGGATTATGGCCATGGTGTACTGATTTTGACAGATATATTTGGAGCTACGCCGTGCAATTTGGTACGCCGGCTGATTCAGCGAGAAGATGTTATTTTACTTACTGGTTTGAATGCTCCTATGTTAATCAAAGCACTGCAAAATTTTACTAAAGCAGAAGATGTGCATAAATTTGCTGATGATGTTAAAGCAGCTGCTATCGCCGGTATTATGACTATATCTAATCAGGATGAGCCCTAA
- a CDS encoding HPr family phosphocarrier protein has product MIKKEIEIVNKLGLHARASNRFTQVASSFQCEVWVTRKSRRVNGKSIMGLMMLAAAQGSVIELETDGVDENQAMQALVELINNYFGEDE; this is encoded by the coding sequence ATGATAAAAAAGGAAATTGAAATTGTTAATAAGCTAGGTTTGCATGCACGAGCTTCGAATAGATTTACTCAGGTGGCCAGTAGTTTTCAGTGTGAAGTGTGGGTAACACGGAAAAGCCGGCGAGTGAATGGTAAAAGTATTATGGGTCTGATGATGCTAGCTGCCGCGCAGGGTAGTGTTATTGAACTGGAAACAGATGGAGTAGATGAAAATCAGGCGATGCAGGCATTAGTTGAACTGATTAACAATTATTTTGGTGAAGACGAATAA
- the ptsP gene encoding phosphoenolpyruvate--protein phosphotransferase, producing the protein MCIVLHGVAVGTGVAIGRAHLVVRGMDDVPHRDLSIEEIPAEIARYEQAIKTTRRQLEQLRTDIPQNAPSELGAFISLHLMLLGDVSLSREPVDIIKEKCINAEWALKLQTDKLAEQFDAIEDNYLRARKQDMLQVVERIFKNLIGLSTEVVTEAEDFEEDTILVAHDLSPADTVFFKDSRIAAFVTDAGGPTSHTAILGRSLDIPSVIALGYARELINEDELIIVDGSMGVVIIAPDDVILKEYRRRLREFRSLKRQLNKLKNTAATTLDGINIELLGNIESVNDIKSLNNLGVDGIGLYRSEFFYLNRDALPTEEELYTEYADVVKRLKGKPLTIRTIDLGVDKNPRWFGPSHTMNPALGLTGIRLCLAEPVMFRTQMRAIMRAAVLGPVRMMWPMISSVTEIQQCLTHLNTAKQQLNDRFQKFDEKIQVGAMIEIPSAALTVNSILKLIDFVSVGTNDLIQYTLAADRNDESVSYLYQPGHPAVLKLLLHVIRTAVRLNKPVSICGEMAGDAQYTRLLMAMGLRRFSMNANNILAVKNQIIQSDLLMLENEVQKILRNDDPDKALKLLKKFNSSHELADSVE; encoded by the coding sequence ATGTGTATAGTGCTGCATGGTGTGGCAGTAGGAACCGGAGTAGCTATTGGACGGGCTCATTTAGTCGTACGTGGGATGGACGATGTCCCTCATCGCGATTTATCCATAGAAGAAATTCCAGCAGAAATTGCCCGCTATGAGCAGGCTATTAAAACGACACGCCGTCAGTTAGAACAGCTACGCACCGATATTCCTCAAAATGCACCTTCGGAACTAGGCGCGTTTATTTCTTTGCATCTGATGCTGCTTGGAGATGTCAGTCTGTCTCGAGAGCCTGTTGATATTATTAAAGAAAAGTGTATTAATGCTGAATGGGCTTTAAAGTTACAAACAGATAAGTTAGCTGAACAGTTTGATGCAATTGAAGATAATTATCTGCGCGCGCGTAAACAAGATATGTTGCAGGTGGTTGAGCGTATTTTTAAAAATCTGATTGGACTATCTACAGAAGTTGTAACTGAAGCCGAGGACTTTGAAGAAGATACGATTCTGGTTGCACATGATTTATCACCGGCAGATACCGTCTTTTTTAAAGACAGCCGTATTGCTGCTTTTGTTACAGATGCTGGTGGTCCAACTAGTCACACAGCTATTTTGGGGCGTAGTCTAGATATTCCATCAGTAATTGCGCTTGGATATGCCCGTGAGTTAATTAATGAAGATGAATTGATAATAGTTGACGGTTCTATGGGCGTAGTCATTATTGCGCCTGATGATGTTATTTTAAAAGAATATCGTCGGCGTTTACGCGAATTTCGTAGTCTAAAACGGCAATTAAATAAACTAAAAAATACGGCGGCAACAACCCTAGATGGCATCAATATAGAGCTTTTAGGCAATATTGAAAGTGTTAATGATATTAAATCATTAAATAATCTGGGTGTAGATGGTATCGGGCTGTACCGCAGTGAATTTTTTTACCTAAATCGGGATGCATTACCGACAGAAGAAGAGCTATATACAGAATATGCTGATGTGGTAAAAAGGCTGAAAGGTAAACCATTAACTATACGCACTATTGATTTGGGTGTTGATAAAAATCCGCGTTGGTTTGGACCCAGTCATACGATGAATCCAGCCCTAGGTCTGACTGGAATTCGATTATGTTTGGCAGAACCTGTGATGTTTCGTACTCAGATGAGGGCTATTATGAGAGCTGCTGTTCTCGGTCCTGTACGCATGATGTGGCCAATGATTTCGTCAGTCACTGAAATTCAACAATGCCTAACTCATCTGAATACTGCTAAACAGCAGTTAAATGACCGTTTTCAAAAGTTTGATGAAAAAATTCAGGTCGGCGCGATGATAGAAATACCATCAGCTGCTTTAACTGTGAATTCTATTCTGAAACTGATTGATTTTGTGTCTGTGGGTACCAATGATTTGATTCAGTATACATTGGCTGCTGATCGTAATGATGAAAGCGTTAGTTATTTATATCAGCCTGGTCATCCTGCAGTGCTTAAGCTGCTATTACATGTTATTCGTACTGCTGTGCGGTTAAATAAACCAGTGTCGATTTGCGGAGAAATGGCTGGAGATGCCCAGTATACGCGTCTGCTTATGGCGATGGGGTTACGTCGTTTTTCGATGAATGCGAATAACATTCTAGCAGTAAAAAATCAGATTATTCAAAGTGATTTGTTAATGCTAGAAAATGAGGTGCAGAAAATTCTGCGCAATGATGATCCTGATAAGGCATTAAAATTGCTTAAAAAATTTAATTCTTCACATGAATTGGCTGATTCTGTGGAATAA
- the leuS gene encoding leucine--tRNA ligase: MQEQYCPEKIEPAAQARWQEYRLFNAEDFSPKPKYYCLSMFPYPSGKLHMGHVRNYTIGDVLSRYRLLNGFNVMQPMGWDAFGLPAENAAMKHQVAPAQWTYDNIAYMKKQLQSLGFAIDWGREIATCTPEYYRWEQWLFVRLFQKGIIYKKNGTVNWDPVDQTVLANEQVVDGRGWRSGAIVEKREIPMYYFKITDYAEELLNGLDTLEHWPEQVKTMQRNWIGKSRGMQVRFALADDSKAGLSGDYADYVQVYTTRPDTLMGATYIAVAAEHPLATAAAIDNPDLQQFIAECKAGSVAEADMATMEKKGMPTGRFAVNPLNGDVLPVWVANYVLWGYGDGAVMAVPAHDERDFEFATKYRLPIKQVIASTQADDEFNTQAWQEWYGSKEQTQCINSGELDGLDFQAAFERIGEILQAKNAGAPKTQYRLRDWGISRQRYWGCPIPVIHCDDCGDVTVPEDQLPVVLPENVVPDGAGSPLTRMPEFYETNCPCCGKPARRETDTMDTFVESSWYAIRYASPQCDTAMVDKEAANYWLNADQYIGGIEHAILHLLYARFFTKLMRDEGLLNVDEPFERLLTQGMVVCETYYREGANGSKEWIAPQDVDLKRDDKGRPLEATLKADGKPVCIGGIEKMSKSKNNGVDPQELIDRYGADTARLFMMFAAPPEQSLEWSDAGVDGAHRFLRRLWRTVYEYLQQGTSVKAFSGSQDGLSAELKALRLKLHTTIAKVTDDYGRRQQFNTAIAAVMELLNQYDRTDCSSELGRTVAQEVLESVLRLLWPIVPHVCEILWNEVSTQKTLWEAAWPRVDEAALVQDEITLMVQVNGKLRGQITVAADISNDAAQAAALAEPSVQRFVEGRTPKKVIVVPKRLVNIVV, translated from the coding sequence ATGCAAGAACAATACTGTCCTGAGAAAATTGAACCCGCAGCGCAGGCACGCTGGCAGGAATACCGCTTATTTAACGCTGAAGATTTTAGTCCAAAACCCAAATATTATTGTCTGTCGATGTTCCCTTATCCTTCTGGTAAGTTACATATGGGACATGTGCGTAACTACACAATTGGTGATGTATTGAGCCGTTATCGTCTGCTTAATGGTTTTAATGTTATGCAGCCGATGGGGTGGGATGCATTTGGCTTGCCGGCTGAAAATGCAGCAATGAAGCATCAAGTGGCGCCCGCACAATGGACGTATGACAATATTGCTTATATGAAAAAACAGTTGCAAAGTCTGGGCTTTGCGATTGACTGGGGTCGAGAAATTGCGACATGTACGCCAGAGTATTATCGCTGGGAACAATGGCTGTTTGTGCGTTTGTTTCAAAAAGGCATTATTTATAAGAAAAATGGTACGGTTAACTGGGATCCGGTAGATCAGACTGTATTGGCTAATGAACAAGTAGTAGATGGGCGTGGTTGGCGTTCTGGTGCGATTGTGGAAAAACGCGAAATCCCGATGTATTACTTTAAAATTACGGATTATGCTGAAGAGCTGCTCAATGGGCTGGATACACTGGAGCATTGGCCTGAGCAGGTTAAAACCATGCAGCGCAATTGGATTGGAAAGTCGCGTGGTATGCAGGTTCGGTTTGCGCTAGCTGATGACAGTAAGGCCGGTTTGAGCGGTGATTATGCTGACTATGTGCAGGTCTACACTACACGTCCAGATACGCTGATGGGTGCAACTTACATTGCGGTAGCAGCAGAACATCCTCTAGCCACTGCAGCAGCTATTGATAATCCAGATTTACAGCAGTTTATTGCTGAGTGTAAGGCTGGTTCAGTTGCAGAAGCTGATATGGCTACGATGGAAAAGAAAGGTATGCCGACAGGTCGGTTTGCTGTTAATCCTCTGAACGGTGATGTACTGCCGGTGTGGGTAGCTAATTATGTGCTATGGGGTTACGGTGATGGTGCTGTGATGGCAGTTCCGGCTCATGATGAGCGTGATTTTGAATTTGCCACTAAGTATCGCTTGCCGATTAAGCAGGTAATTGCTTCTACTCAGGCTGATGATGAATTCAATACGCAAGCTTGGCAGGAATGGTATGGCAGTAAGGAGCAGACGCAATGTATTAACAGTGGTGAATTGGACGGCTTAGATTTTCAGGCAGCGTTTGAACGTATAGGTGAAATTTTGCAGGCGAAAAATGCTGGTGCACCGAAAACGCAATACCGTCTGCGCGACTGGGGTATTTCTCGCCAGCGTTACTGGGGCTGTCCGATTCCGGTTATTCATTGTGATGATTGTGGTGATGTTACGGTGCCGGAAGATCAGCTGCCTGTAGTATTACCAGAAAATGTTGTCCCTGATGGTGCTGGATCACCTTTGACCAGAATGCCGGAATTTTATGAAACCAATTGTCCGTGCTGTGGAAAGCCTGCTCGCCGCGAGACCGATACAATGGATACGTTTGTTGAATCCAGCTGGTATGCGATACGCTATGCTTCGCCGCAATGTGATACGGCTATGGTGGATAAAGAGGCTGCTAATTACTGGTTGAATGCTGACCAGTATATTGGTGGGATTGAACATGCAATTTTGCACTTGTTATATGCGCGCTTCTTTACTAAATTAATGCGTGATGAAGGGTTGTTAAATGTAGATGAACCATTTGAACGTCTGCTTACTCAGGGTATGGTAGTTTGTGAAACCTATTACCGTGAGGGTGCGAATGGTAGTAAAGAATGGATTGCACCACAAGATGTGGACTTAAAGCGTGATGATAAGGGTAGACCACTGGAGGCAACTTTAAAAGCAGATGGCAAACCTGTTTGTATTGGCGGCATTGAGAAAATGTCTAAATCTAAAAATAACGGTGTCGATCCCCAAGAGCTGATCGACCGTTATGGAGCAGATACAGCGCGTTTGTTTATGATGTTTGCTGCACCACCAGAACAATCGCTGGAATGGTCTGATGCTGGTGTAGATGGTGCACACCGCTTCCTACGGCGTTTATGGCGTACGGTGTATGAGTACTTGCAGCAAGGTACCAGTGTAAAGGCATTTTCAGGTAGTCAGGATGGGTTGTCCGCTGAACTGAAAGCATTGCGTCTAAAATTACACACCACGATAGCCAAGGTAACCGATGACTATGGCCGTCGCCAGCAGTTCAATACTGCTATTGCTGCAGTGATGGAACTGCTTAATCAATATGATCGTACCGATTGCAGTTCAGAGCTAGGACGTACAGTAGCTCAAGAGGTGTTGGAATCCGTGTTGCGCCTGCTGTGGCCGATTGTGCCTCATGTATGTGAAATATTGTGGAATGAGGTGTCTACGCAGAAAACGCTGTGGGAAGCAGCATGGCCGCGTGTGGATGAAGCTGCACTGGTACAAGACGAAATAACCTTAATGGTGCAGGTAAATGGTAAGCTGCGTGGACAGATTACCGTTGCAGCTGATATCAGTAATGATGCAGCACAGGCCGCGGCATTGGCTGAGCCATCTGTACAGCGTTTTGTTGAAGGAAGAACGCCGAAAAAAGTAATTGTTGTGCCAAAACGTTTGGTTAATATCGTCGTCTGA
- a CDS encoding glucose/quinate/shikimate family membrane-bound PQQ-dependent dehydrogenase codes for MNTHKSKRFVAKIITSIILWLATLYLLIGGIWLISLGGSAYYAILAIALGLFTVLYQRNCSNSLWWFAIILIATLDWGLSESGTDFWALAPRFDILFILGLWLLLPWPTRQLTTKRSGQAAIAIGLIVILGIMLYSINHDPQEINGTISRAQPAPAVDPNGVAAEDWPAYGRTQGGTRYSPLTQINTNNVNQLKVAWTYHTGDFKTNNDSAETTNELTPIKIGNKLFICTPHQFLDALDATTGKRLWRFDPKLRSNKTFQHLTCRGVSYYDATKAKQNETTPSTLCLRKVLLPVNDGRLIAVNADNGQKCQDFGNNGEINLQAKMPYAYLGGYNPTSPPVVTPSTIIIGGSVTDNLSTKEPSGVIRGYDANNGHLKWIFDTGAQNPNAMPGENTTFVHNSPNAWAPLAYDQQRNIVYVPTGVGTPDIWGGNRDKLKERYANSIVALNASTGKLIWHFQTTHHDLWDMDVPAQPSLMDVTLPSGKRVPAIYILTKTGNIFVLNRETGQPIVPITEKSVPQTLKRGNPTKGEHYAATQPFSTLSLTPQGKLTDKDMWGATMFDQLVCRIQFKRLNYDGIYTPPSENGTLVFPGNLGVFEWGGISVNQDRQIALMNPIGLPFISRLIPTNPNRAQQEQGAGTENGMQPMYGVPYGVEINPFLSPIGLPCKQPAWGFVSGVDLQTNKVVWKKRIGTIRDSLPKLFELPPMKIGVPGLGGSISTAGNVMFVSATQDDYLRAFDTSNGQLLWQARLPAGGQATPMTYAVNGKQYVVQMAGGHGSFGTKMGDTLIAYTLP; via the coding sequence ATGAACACACATAAATCAAAGCGTTTCGTCGCCAAAATCATCACATCGATCATATTATGGCTAGCTACTCTTTATCTGCTTATAGGAGGAATTTGGTTAATTAGTCTGGGCGGTTCCGCTTATTATGCAATCCTAGCAATCGCACTTGGTTTGTTCACCGTTCTATATCAGCGTAATTGCAGCAATAGCCTGTGGTGGTTCGCGATAATCCTCATTGCCACACTTGATTGGGGATTATCGGAATCCGGTACAGACTTTTGGGCATTGGCACCACGTTTTGACATTCTGTTTATACTAGGTCTGTGGCTACTGTTACCATGGCCAACACGCCAATTAACTACAAAACGCAGTGGCCAAGCCGCCATTGCCATTGGATTGATAGTTATTCTGGGTATCATGCTTTACAGCATTAATCATGACCCACAGGAAATCAACGGAACCATTTCGCGCGCCCAGCCAGCACCTGCAGTAGACCCAAATGGCGTAGCAGCAGAAGACTGGCCCGCCTATGGCCGTACACAAGGCGGTACACGCTATTCCCCTTTAACTCAAATCAATACCAATAACGTTAATCAGCTTAAAGTAGCCTGGACCTATCACACCGGTGATTTCAAAACTAATAACGACTCAGCGGAAACAACTAATGAGCTGACACCAATTAAAATCGGTAACAAACTATTCATTTGTACACCACATCAGTTTCTGGATGCCCTCGATGCCACAACAGGTAAAAGGCTTTGGCGTTTTGATCCAAAGTTACGCAGCAATAAAACCTTTCAACATCTAACTTGCCGTGGTGTCAGCTATTACGACGCGACCAAAGCTAAGCAAAATGAAACCACTCCTTCTACTTTATGTCTACGAAAAGTCCTTTTGCCGGTTAATGATGGACGTTTAATTGCAGTTAATGCCGACAATGGACAAAAATGTCAGGACTTTGGCAATAACGGCGAAATCAACCTTCAAGCTAAAATGCCTTACGCATATTTAGGTGGCTACAATCCTACTTCACCGCCGGTAGTGACACCCAGCACTATTATCATTGGTGGGTCTGTTACTGATAATCTCTCCACAAAAGAGCCCTCTGGTGTCATCCGTGGTTATGATGCCAACAATGGCCATCTGAAATGGATATTTGATACTGGTGCACAAAATCCGAATGCCATGCCGGGTGAAAATACTACTTTTGTGCATAATTCTCCCAATGCTTGGGCACCTCTAGCCTATGACCAGCAAAGGAATATTGTTTATGTACCTACTGGGGTAGGTACACCAGATATCTGGGGAGGCAATCGAGATAAACTCAAAGAACGATATGCTAATTCCATCGTGGCACTAAATGCCTCCACCGGAAAACTTATTTGGCATTTTCAGACCACTCATCACGATTTATGGGATATGGATGTGCCAGCTCAACCATCATTAATGGATGTAACACTACCTTCAGGAAAACGAGTACCAGCCATTTATATTTTGACTAAAACTGGTAATATTTTTGTGCTTAATCGTGAAACTGGACAACCCATTGTTCCTATTACAGAAAAATCAGTACCGCAAACCTTAAAACGTGGCAATCCAACTAAAGGCGAGCACTATGCAGCAACTCAGCCATTCTCAACACTAAGCCTGACACCACAGGGCAAACTCACAGATAAGGATATGTGGGGTGCAACCATGTTCGATCAGCTTGTCTGCCGAATTCAATTTAAACGTCTAAATTATGATGGCATTTATACGCCACCTTCTGAAAATGGCACTCTTGTATTTCCCGGAAATCTAGGTGTGTTTGAATGGGGTGGTATATCTGTGAATCAAGATCGTCAGATTGCACTAATGAATCCGATTGGACTACCTTTCATTTCTCGCCTGATACCAACCAATCCAAACAGAGCACAGCAAGAACAAGGTGCAGGCACAGAAAACGGTATGCAACCCATGTATGGGGTACCTTATGGAGTAGAAATCAATCCTTTCCTATCTCCGATTGGCTTACCCTGCAAACAACCAGCCTGGGGATTTGTTAGCGGCGTAGATTTACAAACTAATAAAGTAGTCTGGAAAAAACGTATCGGAACAATACGCGATAGCCTACCGAAACTGTTTGAACTGCCTCCGATGAAAATCGGTGTACCAGGGCTTGGCGGTTCAATATCTACTGCAGGTAATGTAATGTTTGTCAGTGCCACACAAGATGATTATCTACGTGCCTTCGACACTAGTAATGGTCAATTATTATGGCAGGCACGCTTACCAGCAGGTGGTCAAGCAACACCTATGACCTATGCTGTTAATGGCAAACAATACGTTGTACAAATGGCCGGAGGTCATGGTTCATTTGGTACAAAAATGGGTGATACATTAATTGCCTACACCCTGCCATAA
- the thrB gene encoding homoserine kinase, with amino-acid sequence MSVYTSVSDDEMRTFLRDYHLGRFIGLQGIAQGVTNSNYFVTTTRGRYVLTVFEAMTQAELPFFLDLTQHLSAHDVACPTPIARIDGRLDSTLASKPACLVTCLSGKDTSSPSEQQCFHTGAMLAKMHLAGTEFPQTMPNPRYISWWHEASNRLLPFLNAEDKHLLLEEIAFFDTHNRADLPEGIIHADLFRDNVLLDGEQVAGFIDFYYACNGNFMYDLAIAVNDWARRADNHLDQNLQQAFFRGYESIRTLTTDEKDYFPIAQRAACIRFWVSRLLDYHFPQVGEITFIKDPNVFRDLLLSLRQ; translated from the coding sequence ATGTCTGTTTATACCAGTGTCAGCGATGATGAAATGCGCACTTTTCTGCGCGATTATCACTTGGGTCGATTTATTGGTTTGCAAGGTATCGCTCAAGGGGTAACCAACAGTAATTACTTCGTTACCACCACACGGGGACGTTATGTATTAACAGTATTTGAAGCCATGACCCAAGCTGAACTGCCTTTTTTTCTGGATCTTACCCAGCATCTCAGTGCTCATGATGTAGCTTGTCCTACCCCCATTGCCCGAATAGACGGCCGGTTGGATAGTACGCTTGCAAGCAAGCCAGCCTGTTTAGTTACTTGCTTGTCTGGCAAAGACACCAGCAGCCCTTCTGAGCAGCAATGCTTCCATACAGGAGCCATGCTGGCGAAAATGCATTTGGCCGGAACTGAATTTCCTCAAACAATGCCTAATCCACGCTACATAAGCTGGTGGCACGAAGCCAGCAATCGGCTGTTACCTTTTCTAAATGCAGAAGATAAGCATCTATTGCTAGAAGAAATTGCTTTTTTTGATACTCATAATCGTGCGGATTTACCAGAAGGTATTATCCATGCCGATCTGTTCCGTGATAATGTTTTGTTGGACGGGGAGCAGGTAGCCGGATTTATTGATTTCTATTATGCATGTAATGGCAACTTCATGTACGACCTTGCTATTGCAGTAAACGATTGGGCTCGACGAGCAGACAATCATCTTGATCAGAATCTCCAGCAAGCTTTTTTCCGTGGATATGAAAGCATACGAACACTAACCACTGATGAAAAAGATTATTTCCCGATTGCACAACGGGCAGCATGTATCCGTTTCTGGGTTTCACGCTTGCTTGATTATCATTTTCCGCAAGTTGGCGAAATCACCTTCATCAAGGATCCAAATGTATTCCGTGATTTATTGCTAAGCTTGCGCCAGTAA